The Ischnura elegans chromosome 1, ioIscEleg1.1, whole genome shotgun sequence genome contains a region encoding:
- the LOC124168154 gene encoding phosphatidylinositol N-acetylglucosaminyltransferase subunit Q, whose translation MSITILIPSFLTDVRFGYLYGVHYNDVNKGTQVFYALDVGLQMTKECIGYFSSKSYDDSLVGSQDCANWFSLKLVKNEFVVTSLKCSSVDMDLNNCGGIICIVYNHSKFFRSELLVKSEANKSDTEDHFQKLAKLIHRRSVNSSKRKSRINAAFLSIVIFFAFVMQHFSSAFSRLGPILKYSSLGTHCKDFFENIHWALSSMKKDKKITIKVGNYILAMVFDVLVGVFFLNWLISSVNAASWPQLLLDTAEGVVETLLQLLKWIMGVPAGLKLNFAWNNILGGFFMYHINLWWTFLVICKPFMDLIFGLFLVIGKLGLSFQVSILTDLLALVSFHVYCIYVYAARLYNLQIRGLIALWRLFLGKKWNPLRQRVDSCTYSSEQLFLGTLAFTILFFLLPTTVMYYIVFAGLRLATVAVRGCLNKIKILLQSIPLYSSLLWIVNGDSITSTIQVVVLASNRTSLNPAELHMASLSQQVTLKVAPTALPWWATVCTCMPNSVYKSIASQGPTLGWSNLLSSLFSGGLIYPV comes from the exons ATGTCTATCACAATTTTAATTCCATCGTTTCTCACGGATGTGCGATTTGGTTATTTGTACGGTGTGCACTACAACGATGTAAACAAAGGCACCCAAGTATTTTACGCCTTAGATGTTGGACTTCAAATGACCAAAGAGTGTATAGGATACTTCAGTTCTAAGTCGTATGATGATTCTCTGGTTGGCTCTCAAGACTGTGCTAACTGGTTTTCCCTTAAATTAGTTAAGAATGAATTCGTTGTGACATCTTTGAAGTGTTCTAGTGTCGACATGGACTTAAATAACTGTGGAGGCATTATATGTATTGTGTACAACCATTCAAAGTTTTTTCGCTCCGAACTTCTTGTGAAAAGTGAAGCTAATAAGTCGGATACCGAAGATCATTTCCAAAAGTTAGCCAAACTCATCCATAGACGCAGTGTCAATTCCAGTAAACGAAAGAGTAGGATCAATGCAGCTTTCTTGTCGATAGTTATCTTTTTTGCATTTGTAATGCAACATTTTTCCTCCGCATTTTCGAGATTGGGTCCTATTCTGAAATATTCGTCATTGGGCACCCACTGTAAAGACTTTTTCGAGAATATTCACTGGGCTCTGAGTTCCATGAAGAAGGATAAGAAAATCACTATTAAAGTTGGGAATTACATTTTAGCTATGGTTTTTGATGTTTTAGTTGGTGTATTCTTTTTGAACTGGCTCATTTCCTCCGTAAACGCTGCGTCCTGGCCTCAACTCCTCCTCGACACTGCCGAG GGCGTCGTGGAAACacttttgcaacttttaaaatgGATAATGGGAGTACCTGCTGGGTTGAAACTCAATTTTGCTTGGAATAATATATTGGGAGGATTCTTCATGTACCACATTAATTTATGGTGGACCTTTTTGG TTATATGTAAACCATTTATGGATCTAATATTTGGTTTGTTTTTGGTGATTGGCAAATTGGGCTTGTCCTTTCAAGTTTCAATCTTGACTGATCTCCTAGCCCTAGTCAGCTTCCATGTGTACTGCATATATGTGTATGCTGCGAG GCTATATAATTTACAAATCAGAGGTCTGATTGCCCTTTGGAGGCTCTTCTTGGGCAAGAAATGGAACCCATTGAGGCAAAGAGTTGACTCCTGTACCTACTCATCCGAGCAACTATTCCTGGGAACCCTGGCATTTActatcctcttctttcttctacCAACCACTGTCATGTATTACATTGTGTTTGCAGGT TTACGTCTTGCTACTGTTGCAGTTAGAGGCTGTTtgaacaaaatcaaaattttacttcaatcaatcCCTCTCTACTCTTCTCTTCTGTGGATTGTGAATGGTGATAGTATTACAA GCACAATCCAAGTGGTCGTCCTTGCTTCAAATCGTACCTCACTAAACCCTGCAGAACTGCATATGGCCTCTCTCTCCCAGCAAGTCACTCTAAAAGTTGCTCCCACAGCTTTACCGTGGTGGGCTACTGTTTGTACCTGCATGCCCAACAGTGTTTATAAGAGCATAGCATCACAGGGACCCACATTGGGGTGGAGCAATTTACTATCCAGCCTCTTTTCTGGGGGTCTGATATATCCTGTGTAA